Within the bacterium genome, the region CAATAAAATACAATCAATATTTAAGAGGTTTTTACTTTAGACTAAAAGCTAAAAAAGGCAGCGGTAAGGCGATTATCGCGACAGCGAGAAAGTTTCTTACAATAATTTATCGCACACTTAAAAATAATTGGGTGTTCGATGATTTTAATAAATTCAAATTAGCTGAAGCTATTTAAAAAATAAGTCTTCAGAGTAGAAAATAATTGACTTTTAACATAGGAGGAGAATAAAATGGCTTTTAAAGATTGGTTTTTAGAAACTAGACCGCAATTCCTTATTCTATCCGT harbors:
- a CDS encoding IS110 family transposase; protein product: IKYNQYLRGFYFRLKAKKGSGKAIIATARKFLTIIYRTLKNNWVFDDFNKFKLAEAI